A genome region from candidate division WOR-3 bacterium includes the following:
- the rplW gene encoding 50S ribosomal protein L23, which yields MYSAREIIIQPLSTEKSSRLKELRQYTFKVLRDANKVDIKRAVEEIFGVKVEKVRVINMRGKPRRMGIYAGRTSNWKKAIVTLKEGERIEELEV from the coding sequence ATGTATTCCGCCCGCGAGATAATCATTCAGCCTCTCTCTACGGAAAAGTCATCCCGATTGAAGGAATTGAGGCAATATACCTTTAAGGTTTTAAGGGATGCCAATAAAGTTGATATCAAGAGAGCAGTGGAAGAAATCTTTGGAGTGAAGGTGGAAAAGGTTCGGGTGATTAATATGAGAGGGAAGCCGCGGCGGATGGGTATCTATGCCGGACGGACAAGCAATTGGAAGAAGGCAATTGTCACCTTAAAGGAAGGAGAAAGGATTGAAGAATTAGAGGTCTAA
- the rplD gene encoding 50S ribosomal protein L4 has translation MKTSLFSITGEIKREIEIPDEIFNCPIEEGVVWEVVRNYLANQRQGTASTKTRGEVSGGGRKPWPQKHTGRARHGSRRSPIWVGGGKVFGPKPRDYHYSLPKKKKRKALAISLSAKMGEKGIIFLEDFSLVSPKTKEMVKILRNLGINQGESCLLLLAQIAREVKLASRNIPHFQLKQAKDLNTYDVLKNNKLLFTESGLNQFLEIFSQKKREEEVCIPPAR, from the coding sequence ATGAAGACTTCCCTTTTTTCCATCACCGGTGAGATAAAGAGAGAAATTGAAATCCCGGACGAAATCTTCAACTGTCCAATAGAAGAAGGGGTTGTCTGGGAAGTGGTGAGAAACTATCTCGCCAATCAAAGGCAGGGAACAGCGAGCACCAAAACTCGGGGAGAAGTTTCCGGAGGTGGTCGGAAACCTTGGCCGCAGAAGCATACTGGCCGGGCGAGGCACGGTTCGCGCCGTTCGCCAATCTGGGTTGGGGGTGGTAAGGTCTTCGGTCCTAAACCCCGAGACTATCACTATTCTTTACCTAAAAAGAAGAAGAGGAAGGCGTTAGCAATTTCTCTCTCGGCGAAGATGGGAGAAAAAGGGATAATCTTTTTAGAAGATTTCTCCCTCGTCAGTCCTAAGACGAAGGAGATGGTTAAAATCTTAAGGAATTTAGGGATAAATCAAGGTGAATCTTGCCTCCTCCTTCTGGCGCAAATCGCCCGAGAGGTGAAATTGGCGAGTAGAAATATCCCTCACTTCCAATTGAAACAGGCAAAAGACCTTAATACCTACGATGTCCTGAAAAATAATAAACTACTCTTCACCGAGAGCGGCCTTAACCAGTTTTTAGAAATCTTTTCTCAAAAGAAGAGGGAGGAAGAGGTATGTATTCCGCCCGCGAGATAA
- the rplC gene encoding 50S ribosomal protein L3, translated as MNMLLGRKVKMTTLFSEKGEAIPCTVIKAGPCFVVQKKVKEKDGYNALQLGFEEVKKANKPMTGHFQKAKLPPMRFLVEFRTEDVDKYQLGDKIDVSILSEGSLVNITGWTKGRGFAGGVKRWGWRGGPQSHGSMSHRRIGSLGSGTFPGHPWRGRTLPGHYGCERVTVKNLKVVKVDKEANILYVKGATPGPRSGLLIIRKKES; from the coding sequence ATGAATATGCTCTTAGGACGGAAGGTGAAAATGACCACTCTCTTTTCAGAAAAAGGGGAGGCAATACCCTGCACGGTCATTAAGGCCGGACCTTGCTTTGTTGTTCAGAAAAAAGTCAAAGAGAAAGACGGGTATAACGCCTTGCAATTAGGCTTTGAAGAAGTGAAAAAGGCGAATAAACCGATGACTGGTCATTTCCAAAAGGCAAAACTCCCACCGATGCGTTTCCTCGTTGAATTTCGGACGGAAGATGTTGATAAATACCAGTTAGGAGATAAGATTGATGTGAGTATCCTTTCCGAAGGAAGTTTGGTGAATATCACCGGTTGGACAAAAGGCCGGGGATTTGCTGGCGGCGTGAAGCGATGGGGTTGGCGGGGTGGTCCCCAGAGTCACGGTTCAATGTCTCACCGCCGAATCGGTTCTTTAGGGTCCGGAACTTTCCCGGGACATCCCTGGCGCGGCCGGACTTTACCTGGCCACTACGGCTGTGAGAGGGTGACGGTTAAAAATTTGAAGGTAGTGAAGGTTGATAAAGAAGCAAATATCTTGTATGTGAAAGGGGCTACCCCAGGACCGAGAAGCGGATTACTCATAATTCGGAAGAAGGAATCTTAA
- the rpsJ gene encoding 30S ribosomal protein S10, which produces MKESERIRIKLRAYDHRLLDASAKEIVEAVRRTGALVSGPIPLPTKRSLYTVLRSPHVDKKSREQFELRIHKRLIEISNATSDTIDALMRQEIPAGVEVEIKAV; this is translated from the coding sequence ATGAAAGAAAGCGAGCGGATAAGAATTAAATTGCGTGCCTATGACCACCGGCTATTAGACGCTTCTGCCAAGGAGATTGTGGAAGCGGTAAGAAGAACCGGGGCTTTGGTCTCGGGACCAATCCCCTTGCCGACAAAGCGTTCCCTCTACACAGTCTTACGCTCACCTCATGTGGATAAAAAGTCAAGGGAGCAATTTGAACTAAGAATTCATAAACGGCTAATTGAAATCTCTAATGCCACCTCAGATACGATTGACGCCCTAATGCGCCAAGAGATCCCAGCCGGGGTGGAAGTGGAGATAAAAGCGGTATGA